The genomic DNA TTCGATTTATTAGGGCTTAACTTATCTGCCCTTGCTGCCACATCGATTGTGTTGGGGATGACAAGTGCCGCCTACCAGTCACAAATTTTCAGAGGCTCTATCGAAGCCTTGCCGCAGGGACAGCTCAAAGCTTCCCGCGCTCTCGGTATGTCGGATATGCAAGGCGTTTGCACCGTCATTCTGCCGCAGGCGCTGCGTTTGTCTATTCCCGGATGGTCCAACGAATTTTCTATTATTCTTAAAGACTCTGCATTGGCCTACGTCGTAGGTGCTATGGATATGTTCACACGCACCCATTTCGTTGCGTCCAGAACCTACGAGCATCTCACGCTGTTTATTACCGCCGGTGTAATTTACTTTATTATTACTATGGTGGGCGTAAAGCTGCTGCTCACTCTTGAAAAGAAAGTCCGCATTCCGGGCTACACCACGTAAGGGATATACACATGCCAAGTAAGAACAATACCCCGATCCTGCAGATGCAAGACATCAGCAAGAATCTTAGCGGGAAAGAAATTTTACGATCTGTTTCTCTCGATATTAATCGAGGGGAGCTTAAGGTGCTTATCGGACCTTCCGGTGCAGGTAAATCTACCTTTTTGCAGTGTATCAACTATCTGCTTATGCCGGAAAAGGGGCAGATTGTCCTTGAAGACAGGATTGTGGACACCAGCAGCAAGAAAGAGCTGTACGGTTACCGCCAGCAGGTAGGCATGATCTTTCAGGACTTCAACCTGTTCGATCACCTTACCGCTTTAGACAACGTTTCCATAGCGTTGCGTAAAGTAAAAGGCATGAGCAAGAAGCAGGCTATGGAGATTGCCAAGAAAGAGCTCGACCGTGTAGGTCTTTCAGACAAAGGTGATTTGTATCCTGCGGAGCTTTCCGGTGGTCAGAAGCAGCGTGTGGCAATTGCCCGTGCGCTTGCAATGGAGCCAAAAGTTCTCTTACTGGATGAACCTACATCCGCGCTTGATCCGGAATTAGTAGGTGAAGTTCTTTCTGTTATCCGGGATCTGGCAAAAGAAGGTCTTACCATGATAATGGCGACCCACCAGATGGATTTTGCACGAGCATTAGCAGATGAAATTGTATTTATGCAGCAGGGCGAGATTATTGAACGTGGTTCTCCGGCATCGCTTCTCAAAGAAGGTTCCGGCACTCGTACTGCTGACTTCTGTAACAAGCTGTCTGAGATGTGCGAGGAGCTTGACTAGTGGATCCGTTTTATACTGAACAATTGCTCCCTGCAGTAAACAGGGGGCTGGTCATGAGTGTTATGCTCATCGTACCATCTGCTATAATGGGCCAGCTACTCGGCATTGGTGTTGGCTGTTGTCGTGTATTCGGCAACAGATTCGTACAACTGCTGATGAACTTCTACACTTCGCTCTTCCGCGGTGTGCCGCTTATGGTACAGCTTTTTATCCTATATTATGGACTGCCAAAAATCGGTATCTACTTAGAGCCGGAACACGCAGCCATTGCAGGCTTTACGTTGTGTAGCGGAGCGTACAACTCAGAATACATACGTGGTGCATTGCTTTCTATCCGTGACGGGCAGCTTAAGGCTGCATCGGCATTAGGTATGAGCAAGTTCCAGACTGTATTGTGGATAGTTGTTCCGCAAGCTTTCCGTAGGGCTTTACCGGGGTGTGGTAACGAAGTTATCTATCTAATTAAGTACTCATCTCTCGCCTACATCATTACATGTATCGAACTGACGGGTGAAGCGCGTGGTATTGCAGCGCACACATTCCGCTTCACAGAAGCATTTATGGTTGTAGGAGCATACTACTTGTTCCTCGTGACTATAGCAGGCTTGTTATTGAAGAAATTCGAACAACGTCTCTATATCCCGGGCTTCGGTGTCCTCAAGGGATAAATCGCACTATATAATGATAGTAGAAAGGGTGAGCCGCTTCGGTTCACCCTTTTTTTTGGTTTTTGGTCTGACGTCAAAGTGGTTGTTTCCGAAAGACGCTTGCCTTCGGCGATTCTTCGAGGAGCAAGGGCGCTGCCTCCACAAGGGACTGGCGTCCGTAATCACTTGTTCCTCGTGAACGGTCACTGGCGCAAGCACCCGCAAGGGGGGCGCCCCCCCTTGACCGCGGGTATGTTTTTAAAGGAATGGCATGAACAGATAGGCAGGGCGTAATTGTAGAGAATCGTTCTGCACCAAGGGGTAAGACG from Halodesulfovibrio sp. MK-HDV includes the following:
- a CDS encoding amino acid ABC transporter permease — its product is MLEQLAVILDALPYILEGALVTLAIVGGAMSLGLVMGIPMAVGLVYGPRFVRLILGLYVWFFRGVPILTLMFLFYFGIFDLLGLNLSALAATSIVLGMTSAAYQSQIFRGSIEALPQGQLKASRALGMSDMQGVCTVILPQALRLSIPGWSNEFSIILKDSALAYVVGAMDMFTRTHFVASRTYEHLTLFITAGVIYFIITMVGVKLLLTLEKKVRIPGYTT
- a CDS encoding amino acid ABC transporter permease, giving the protein MDPFYTEQLLPAVNRGLVMSVMLIVPSAIMGQLLGIGVGCCRVFGNRFVQLLMNFYTSLFRGVPLMVQLFILYYGLPKIGIYLEPEHAAIAGFTLCSGAYNSEYIRGALLSIRDGQLKAASALGMSKFQTVLWIVVPQAFRRALPGCGNEVIYLIKYSSLAYIITCIELTGEARGIAAHTFRFTEAFMVVGAYYLFLVTIAGLLLKKFEQRLYIPGFGVLKG
- a CDS encoding amino acid ABC transporter ATP-binding protein encodes the protein MPSKNNTPILQMQDISKNLSGKEILRSVSLDINRGELKVLIGPSGAGKSTFLQCINYLLMPEKGQIVLEDRIVDTSSKKELYGYRQQVGMIFQDFNLFDHLTALDNVSIALRKVKGMSKKQAMEIAKKELDRVGLSDKGDLYPAELSGGQKQRVAIARALAMEPKVLLLDEPTSALDPELVGEVLSVIRDLAKEGLTMIMATHQMDFARALADEIVFMQQGEIIERGSPASLLKEGSGTRTADFCNKLSEMCEELD